TCCCAGTTGCACTTTATGGGTCCTCACCAGGTATAATGTCCTTGCCTGCTTCCCACCTTCTCCTTTACTGTGTTCAATCTGAATTACCATTCTGGGGTACACGGCAGATTAGCTTCTGTAAATGGGTTTGTTCATTAGTCTCTCGTGGTTCCTGAGATTATTTAAACTCTCATAGGCTCGGATCCTTTTGCATCACCACGGATGACAGTTTCTGCAGAATACCCTTTGAAAAGCGTATGAAGCTACGCGCGCCGATGATTTTGACGTAGCAGGGCACTGTTTTGCACGACATATTGGAGGGCCGATTTGATTTCCGAAGGCGGGAATCCGATAACTCCGCAGCTGAGACTGAACTGCTGCTCTTGGTTTGGGTTGGAGGACGGATTTCTGGAGAGAAACAATGAGGGGAGCAGTGCTTGTGGCGATTGCTGCAACGATCGGCACCATGTTACAAGGATGGGATGGTTCCACCATTGCAGGTATTTGTCGCTAGTGTATTGTCCGATGTCTCTTTGAGATCGGAATATGTTGGTTGCTGTTTTCCTCTCGAGCATATTTTATAATTAGTCGTTCTGAGAAACAACCTAGCGATTCATTGAAGAATAATCCTTGTCTTAATTGGTTTCTAGTCTCCGATACTCCACAAGTTCTTAATCTGATGAACAAACCACCATCTGCCACATGTACCAGATCTCATCTTTTTCCCGATTCATTCTAGTCGAGCCTCTCGATCAGTCATTGTGCCACCTGAGAATTCAGTGGAAACAACTGGATGTATGGCTTGCTGCTGAAGACATGACAGATTGACAGAGATACTCCAACACTTCTGACCGTTTGGGACCCTGCTGTAGCATAGTGCAAGGCCTAGGAAATTCTGAAATGCCAAATATCTATACCAAACACCAAAGTGTCGATTGTTGGTTCCTTTGTATTTTGGATAAAACATTCATGTTATGGCTCGTTGACATGAATTTTAAGTAAGGGCTACATTGCCTCGTATCTGGCAAAGGGGGCGCGAAACTCCTAGAGCTGAAGGAATGTTgcttctttactttttcctGCAGGGTCTGTTCTTTACATCAAGGGGGAGTTCGATCTGCAGGAACAACCGACAATAGAAGGACTAATAGTAGCTATGTCGCTTATTGGAAGCACGGCTATAACAACCTTTTCAGGACCTCTTTCGGATTCCCTTGGACGACGTCCAATGATGATAATCTGCTCAGTGCTATCCTTTGCCAGCGCCCTAATAATGCTGTGGGCTCCAAATGTGTACGTGCTACTCCTGGGAAGGTTATTCAGTGGTTTTGGTATCGGCATCGCCATCACTCTTGTACCAATCTATATATCTGAGACCGCCCCCTCTGAGATAAGAGGACAACTTAACACCATTCCGCAATTTGCGAATTCTAGCGGAATGTTTCTGTCTTATTGCTTGGTATTCGGGGTGTCACTGATGGAGTCACCGAGCTGGAGATTGATGCTTGGATTTTTTAGTCTGCCGTCTCTAATATATTTCCTGTTGACGGTCTTTTTCTTGCCCGAGTCTCCCCGTTGGCTCGTGACTAAAGGAAGGATGAACGAGGCCAGACAGGTTCTCCAGAGACTATACGGGAGAGAAGATGTTTCAGGTTTCGTTTCTGCTTTTTGTTGGTAGGATTTGGACTTCATTATAGGCTCTCTAATTTGATTCAAATCCTAATGCAAGTTCAGATGTTTTCTACAGGTGAGTTGGCCCTACTGGTCGAAGGTCTAAGTGTTGGAGGCGAAACGTCTATCAAAGAGGTAATCATGCTCCCAGTGAAAGAGATCACTCCGTACCAGCACGAAGGTGCAGAAACAGACAGAATCAGGTTATACGAAACCCAGATGGGCCATCCAGGGATCGGCGAATCTCTGACTGGGCAGAGTATTCCCAACCACGTGTCCCAGGGGGGAAGTGTAATGAACCAAAGCATGCCGCTTATGGATCCAATTGTCACAATGTTTGGCAGCGTCAGCGACTCGCCTATGCAGAGAGGAAGCATGCTCAGCACAGTGTTCCCGAACTTTGGAAGCGTTTTCAGCACAGCGGACCACACCAATGATAAGGATTTGCAATTGGATTTGGAGCACCAGGGAGATTGCGAGGACTATGCTTCAGACGATGGCGGTGACCAGGACGAGAGCTTGGAGACACCGCTTCTTTCTCCTGAGGTGAGTGCCATAGGCAAGGACCATGCGAATCAGGCATCGCATGGAAGCTTTATGAGCACAGGACTAGCGAGCAAGCTAACACAGGAGGATGCCGGCGAACCAGTCAATTGCACGGATATCGGTAGTGGTTGGAAGCTTGCGTATAAATGGTcagggagagaaggagaggacgGCATGAAAGGAGTTAAGAGGATCTATTTGCATCAGGACAGCACCTTTGGTTCTCGGCGTGAGTCAGCTCGTTCGATCTCGGGTGCCGATTATCATGAAGAGGGCCAAATGTGTCGTGCAGCTGCTTTGGTTAGCCAGTCTGTTCTTTTCTCTCAGGACATGATGGGTCGGTCTCCAGAGGGTCTAGCAATGGTTCAGCCACCGAAAGCTGCTACAAGTGGGCCTAGCTGGCGTGATCTCTGTGAACCAGGAGTGCGTCGAGCGCTGTTTGTTGGAATTGGTCTTCAAGCTCTTCAGCAGGTATATGCTCGTGAAACGTTAATCCCAATTAATCCAATATGCAGCAATGTAATGTTCAATTAGAAGATTTCCAGCGACCATGTCAACGGCTCAGTGTTTTTGCAGCTGTCGGGCATAAATGGAGTCCTCTTCTATGCTCCTCAAATCCTCAAGCAAGCAGGTGTTGCTGTTCTTCTTTCGGGCATGGGCATTAGCACTGAATCTGCAACCTTCCTTATAAGCAGCGTCATGGCATTGACCATGCTACCGTGCATAGCCCTATCGATGAAGCTCATGGATGTAGCTGGAAGAAGGTAAATACCACTTCGATACAAACTGTCTAATTTGGAGAAGTTTCTGGTCATCTCGAGAAACAAAGTTCACCGATGCCATCTTAAGTCTATCCTTCCATTTTCAGGTCTATCTTGCTCTCCACCATCCCTATCCTGGCACTGTCGCTCCTCATCCTCATTGTCACCAGCATGTTCAATCTCGGTTCCTTCATTGCTGTAATATCGACCATCAGCGTCATGGTTTATCAGAGCATCTTTGTCATGGGATTCGGAGTGATACCGAATATCTTGTGCTCGGAAATCTTCCCTACCAAGGTCCGTGGGCTGTGCATTACAATCTGCGCTCTCACCTATTGTGTGGGAAACATCACCATCACCTACTCGCTTCCCGTGTTGCTCAACTCGATTGGCATCGCCGGCCTTTTCTCAATTTATGCTCTTGGGTGCATCTTGTCTTGGATATTTGTGTTCTTGAGGGTTCCCGAGACCAAGGGCATGCCTCTGGAGGTCATCTCTGAGTTATTCGCTGCGGGCGCAAAGCAGGCTTCTGGTGATAATGATAGCTAGGTCGGTCGTTATGGCACGGTGTTCCTGTTTCTTGCACGCTATCGACGGGCATGTTACGCACTCGGAAGTCCTAGAAATTTATTTTGAGCATATTTAGTTCTTAGGGGCACATCAGTCTTATTTTTTCTTGCCGGTTGTTGCATGCCATTACTTATCCCAGCTCCCCCCATTTTTGTACTTAATAAATCGAGCATTGTTAGAATTATGCAGTCCTAGAGATCTTCAATGCGCAGACTCATGGTTGTCCTAACAGCGGTTATGTTCGTGCTGTGATTTCCCTTCAAGGATGTACTGCACAAGACATGTAGTCATCCTCGTGCCGCCGTGATGAGCTGTGAATAATCGTAGTCACGCCTCATCTGGATTGTTGTACTGTCGTCTTCATCTATTGCAAAACTACTCTTCATAGCTTGAAGAGACCGCCTGGAACAGAGAAATAAGCTTCTCTTTTTACGTCTAAGGCACTCTCAGGTAAACTGGAAACATTAGTTTGTGGCGAGATCTAGACAGTTCGGTCCGGTCAGCCATAACAGGCTGATTGGCATCGGATTGATAAGAAGAAACAGAGTGAGAGTTTTTTCATGCTTGCAAATTAATCACAAGGATCTGCAATTCGACATGCTTTTGCTAATTGCCATGCCTCGCCGAATTAGGCAAGATGTCCTGAAACAGGCCAGGGATTCAAGCTTAACTCCATTCAACTTGATTTATTCATGCTACTTGTCTTACAGAAAATAATCAGTACTTTCATTGGGCTGGCCAAATTCCccgaaaaatcatcaatttataAGTTTCTCTCAATCCTAACTTAGAACTTCAAATCTGCCCAAATCTATTACTATACACAACCTCAAACCGGCACCGTTAAGCTACCATCCTTTCAACTTCGAAAGTTGATGTGTCATCCAACATGCATTGTCCACCTCATAGCTGTCGCTGACGTGACCCACCAAGCAAAGGACGATGTCGTTTCCACGAAGcccttcataaaaaaattagcacCCTGCTTACTTCGctctcaagttgaagaaattgaGGGAAGAATTTAGGGTAATTGAAGAAATTTGACAAACAATAGGTTCATGAAAAACGTCAATGTCCACAGCAAAACCCTCAGTTTTCTCCCAAATCAGAAAACGTTGCTACAAATTCAGAAGTCCTAAGACTTTATATCTTGAAAGtggtagatttcaaatttgggTAACGCACATTTTAAAGTTTATGTTAGAATTGGGAAACCGTTAGATGGAAAATCTATTCTATGGAGTTCGGTCCCATTAGGCTTCGTTACTCTTGAATAGGAACCCAACCCTAGTTTTGCCTTTTGATTCGAAGCTTCGTAATTCACCTAATTACCAATTGTTTGGGAAGGGAAGAATGGGGGAAAAGAACctatggagaaagaaaaagttggagAAATGGTATTTTTCTTGTTACCTAATTAAGGTACTTTCATATCCAAACgttttcttcaatttcactttcCACCCTTCAAAGAAATTCTTTTCTTCAACTTTTGTTTCATCACCCTCATTTTCTTGGCCCACCTAAAAAGTTTCTTCCTCATAATGAAGAATTAAATATCATCCCCTAAATTTTTTGGATAGTGGCAAATTACCCctaaagtttcatttttttttagtagtttGCTCCCTGACTTTTTGAAATCGGTGGTAATGAACCCTATTGCATTAATTTTAGCTAAATTTTTCTCATATATCTAATCACTTGACCATATGTGATTAGTTATGGAAGGCAAACTAGCCATTCAACCTATAATTTCATAACTTATATTTGATGTGATGAGTTGTTATATGAGttaattatatttagtaaatcGGTCAAAAATGTGTTTAGAATAATAAAGCCTAAAATAATATGGTATTGAATGGATGCACAACTTACTTAAATCTAATCCATCTCTATAATTCTCCTTTCACTCACTTTGTACTCTCACTTTAGTTTGGATTTAAGTTTTCATAAATTTGGTTAAACATTGAAGTGTTTTAGAAATATAGCTTAGGCCACGTATGTGTTCAATATGAGTTGCATGAATTACTAGATTTATATCATATGAAAATAGGTCAAAACGGATAAATGAGTCAATTTGAGTCGAACTATTTTTGACACCACCCATTCCTTTGATGGGTCTACTTGCCATACAACATCTCTAAATTACATATCAACGTGCATATGGAATTAACTTCCATCATGCTCTCGCCAAAAGTTTAATCCCATCCTCTCACGGGCCATCACGTGGCTGGAGCCTTCAAGTAAAATTTAATCTAGTAAAGCCAACATCGGAGGAAACATTGGAATCGATTTCTAACAATTAGGGgggaaaaattaagaaaattgaagaCATCACGGGGAAATCTGCAATAACCCGAAAACTTGGGGGGCCAAAATATTATTTGTCTCGCACTGTGCTAAGACGAAACCGATCGGAACAACTGAAGATTTTCCAAGCATTGAAGCACCTACGAGACCccatcgaagaagaagaagaagaagaagaagaaggaggagaataTTCCCCGCCGTCGTCTTGCTTCCCGCTCTGATCTTAGGGTTTCCTTCCGCGAATCGACCTCTCTCCGATCGGAAGGAAGATGCAGGTCGACGGGAAGAATGGTAATTCGCTCGAGGACAGACCCGGGATCTTCGTGATCGGGCCCTCCGGCGTCGGCAAGCACACCCTCCTGTCTCGTGAGTTCGGCTCCTCTCGGCTTAAGCTAGTGATTTCGAGTCTGTGCGGTTCCTCGTCGTTCGTAATTTCGAACCCGAATCGAAGGaaggccctttttttttttttttttttttcttttttgtgtgtgtCTACAGATTTTGTTGGTATCGGGTCGTGTCTCATGTAGTTGAAGCCCGCGAGTGATTGGATTCCTGGGTTTCGTTCTCTTTATGCtttaatgaaaggaaaacaaagaaagggtCGACGAGCTGGACTCCATTACGGACCTGGATTTGCTGCCCGAGTTGTGCTTACATTtgctttctgttgttttggtttGATGTTCCTTTCTCGCAAATGAATATGCCATCGGTGTTTCGACAGATGGGTGAATATATAGGCATTTTTTGTCAGAGGGTTGCTTTGAGTTCCTTTACTTAGTGAGAGTTGATGCATCTTGACGTGCTGGAGGGAGAATTTAATCTGCACGTCTTTTGGTATTGTggtaggaatttttttttatgctaatttagGTAGTTGAACATTCATAAAATATGCAAGAACTTAGACGAGTGGATTGAAGTGTTGCGAAATGCAAGTTTAAGATACATTCTTCGTTGCTTCCAAGCTTATGAAGATTACTGTACTGTTTTGTAATGGATAATCTGTACATTGTTTTAGCTTATCTGTGTTATTTCTCTATCTATTGCTTAGTGTGAGGTAAATATTCGGATGCATTTGTGTTCTCTGAATATTGAAGTATTCTGCTTACTTATAGCTTACAATATTGGTTGATATCAGGGTTGCTATCGATTGATATTGAGGAAAGTCCTGACCCATCGTCGGACGTAGTCGTCCATGGGTATGTATGCATCGAGCTTTTCTCCAGCCAGAAAATTTCTGCAGAACTTTTTCTTTCTGTCATGTTGAGATTATTTTCATTGTCATTTGGACAATTTCCAGTGCATCTGTCTGGTACTAAATTGGTTCCAGTGAAACAGGTGGACTATAGACACAAAATACTACAGTGCAGATGTTTCTGTATGGATGGCACATCTTCATGATGATTTTGATACACAATCCTTGCCTATTCTTGGGAATCTTGGGAAGTTGGATGCCTTGGTGATGGTTTT
Above is a window of Eucalyptus grandis isolate ANBG69807.140 chromosome 9, ASM1654582v1, whole genome shotgun sequence DNA encoding:
- the LOC104419561 gene encoding monosaccharide-sensing protein 2 isoform X2 — translated: MSLIGSTAITTFSGPLSDSLGRRPMMIICSVLSFASALIMLWAPNVYVLLLGRLFSGFGIGIAITLVPIYISETAPSEIRGQLNTIPQFANSSGMFLSYCLVFGVSLMESPSWRLMLGFFSLPSLIYFLLTVFFLPESPRWLVTKGRMNEARQVLQRLYGREDVSGELALLVEGLSVGGETSIKEVIMLPVKEITPYQHEGAETDRIRLYETQMGHPGIGESLTGQSIPNHVSQGGSVMNQSMPLMDPIVTMFGSVSDSPMQRGSMLSTVFPNFGSVFSTADHTNDKDLQLDLEHQGDCEDYASDDGGDQDESLETPLLSPEVSAIGKDHANQASHGSFMSTGLASKLTQEDAGEPVNCTDIGSGWKLAYKWSGREGEDGMKGVKRIYLHQDSTFGSRRESARSISGADYHEEGQMCRAAALVSQSVLFSQDMMGRSPEGLAMVQPPKAATSGPSWRDLCEPGVRRALFVGIGLQALQQLSGINGVLFYAPQILKQAGVAVLLSGMGISTESATFLISSVMALTMLPCIALSMKLMDVAGRRSILLSTIPILALSLLILIVTSMFNLGSFIAVISTISVMVYQSIFVMGFGVIPNILCSEIFPTKVRGLCITICALTYCVGNITITYSLPVLLNSIGIAGLFSIYALGCILSWIFVFLRVPETKGMPLEVISELFAAGAKQASGDNDS
- the LOC104419561 gene encoding monosaccharide-sensing protein 2 isoform X1 is translated as MRGAVLVAIAATIGTMLQGWDGSTIAGSVLYIKGEFDLQEQPTIEGLIVAMSLIGSTAITTFSGPLSDSLGRRPMMIICSVLSFASALIMLWAPNVYVLLLGRLFSGFGIGIAITLVPIYISETAPSEIRGQLNTIPQFANSSGMFLSYCLVFGVSLMESPSWRLMLGFFSLPSLIYFLLTVFFLPESPRWLVTKGRMNEARQVLQRLYGREDVSGELALLVEGLSVGGETSIKEVIMLPVKEITPYQHEGAETDRIRLYETQMGHPGIGESLTGQSIPNHVSQGGSVMNQSMPLMDPIVTMFGSVSDSPMQRGSMLSTVFPNFGSVFSTADHTNDKDLQLDLEHQGDCEDYASDDGGDQDESLETPLLSPEVSAIGKDHANQASHGSFMSTGLASKLTQEDAGEPVNCTDIGSGWKLAYKWSGREGEDGMKGVKRIYLHQDSTFGSRRESARSISGADYHEEGQMCRAAALVSQSVLFSQDMMGRSPEGLAMVQPPKAATSGPSWRDLCEPGVRRALFVGIGLQALQQLSGINGVLFYAPQILKQAGVAVLLSGMGISTESATFLISSVMALTMLPCIALSMKLMDVAGRRSILLSTIPILALSLLILIVTSMFNLGSFIAVISTISVMVYQSIFVMGFGVIPNILCSEIFPTKVRGLCITICALTYCVGNITITYSLPVLLNSIGIAGLFSIYALGCILSWIFVFLRVPETKGMPLEVISELFAAGAKQASGDNDS